A single genomic interval of Papaver somniferum cultivar HN1 unplaced genomic scaffold, ASM357369v1 unplaced-scaffold_7, whole genome shotgun sequence harbors:
- the LOC113343899 gene encoding cell wall / vacuolar inhibitor of fructosidase 2-like produces SLFFASFLLIIQESSILVLGDAGLIQSTCQQTRLPDLCTSTLNADPSSQTADIKGLANILINAGETSAADTSKYILDELVKSYTDANAVKVVTECSTIYDNAKSALEGSAGDLSSDELDNAILEVAAAATYGDNCKNSFSNATPPLAYPDALAQRQDTFQGLCGVANDIIEVIRSSQP; encoded by the coding sequence TCTCTATTCTTTGCCTCATTTTTACTTATCATTCAAGAATCATCTATTCTTGTATTAGGAGACGCTGGATTGATCCAATCTACATGCCAACAGACGCGGTTACCCGATCTCTGTACGTCGACTTTGAACGCCGATCCGTCTAGCCAAACAGCCGATATAAAAGGTCTagccaatattttgattaatgcTGGAGAAACCAGTGCTGCGGACACATCGAAATACATACTCGACGAGCTTGTCAAATCTTATACTGATGCAAACGCAGTTAAAGTTGTCACAGAATGCAGTACAATTTACGACAATGCAAAGTCTGCACTTGAGGGATCCGCCGGAGATTTGAGTTCTGATGAGCTTGACAATGCAATTTTAGAAGTAGCTGCCGCTGCTACGTATGGTGATAATTGCAAAAATTCTTTTAGCAACGCCACTCCTCCGCTAGCTTATCCTGATGCATTGGCACAGAGGCAAGACACTTTTCAGGGTCTATGTGGTGTTGCTAATGATATTATCGAAGTCATTAGGTCCTCACAACCTTAG
- the LOC113343927 gene encoding cell wall / vacuolar inhibitor of fructosidase 2-like produces MASSIVLLISILLPLSLVLGDADLIQNVCQKTQYPDLCTSTLNSYRGSPLTDVKGLATIMINAGSANAADTSRFILAELVKTVSGPAAVKVFKRCSEDYKEAKTSLDGSVPFLSSWDYDLASIAVNAGRDYSDRCRDSFTFFNPPLSYPDALEQREVRFVELVVVAADIIKQLVNIN; encoded by the coding sequence atggctTCATCAATTGTCCTCCTAATCTCCATTCTATTACCTCTTTCACTCGTGCTCGGAGACGCTGACTTGATCCAGAATGTGTGCCAGAAGACACAGTATCCCGATCTATGCACATCGACATTAAACTCCTACAGGGGTAGCCCACTTACAGATGTAAAAGGTCTAGCCACTATCATGATTAATGCTGGTTCCGCTAATGCTGCAGACACATCCAGATTCATACTCGCCGAGCTTGTTAAAACTGTTTCTGGTCCAGCTGCAGTTAAAGTATTTAAGAGATGCAGCGAAGATTACAAAGAAGCGAAGACTTCTCTGGACGGATCAGTTCCGTTTCTGAGTTCCTGGGACTATGACTTGGCATCGATTGCAGTAAATGCTGGCCGGGATTATTCTGATAGGTGCCGTGATTCGTTTACTTTCTTCAATCCTCCATTATCTTATCCTGATGCACTGGAACAAAGAGAAGTCAGATTTGTGGAGTTGGTTGTTGTTGCTGCCGATATCATCAAACAGCTTGTGAATATTAATTAA
- the LOC113343897 gene encoding DUF724 domain-containing protein 2-like produces the protein MGGFRHGDLVEVSSKEEGFLGSYFEARIIKQTEKDEFLIEYTKLYEEDNNKCLLREVVPGGEIRHMPPDSKASYFNIGDPVDVFCKDGWWYGIITGRDPIRSKRTGEDRSIYSVYFPLSGEEIEYRKWELRPHLERINGNWISSRVRRNSYGCGSGGFVKKSSSEVFY, from the coding sequence ATGGGGGGTTTCCGTCATGGTGATTTAGTTGAAGTAAGCAGTAAAGAAGAAGGATTCTTGGGCTCGTATTTCGAAGCTAGAATAATCAAGCAAACGGAAAAAGATGAATTCTTAATtgaatacacaaaattatacgaagaagataataataagtGTTTGCTAAGAGAAGTTGTTCCTGGCGGTGAAATTAGACACATGCCTCCTGATTCTAAAGCATCGTATTTCAATATCGGTGATCCAGTTGATGTTTTCTGCAAGGATGGGTGGTGGTATGGTATAATTACCGGTAGAGATCCTATTCGAAGTAAGCGTACTGGGGAAGATCGTTCTATATATTCTGTATACTTTCCTTTGTCCGGAGAAGAAATTGAATACCGCAAGTGGGAATTGAGGCCTCATCTGGAACGGATTAATGGCAATTGGATTTCTTCTCGAGTTCGCAGAAATAGTTATGGATGTGGATCAGGAGGATTTGTCAAGAAAAGTTCTTCTGAAGTTTTTTATTAG